The Erythrobacter sp. genome segment TCGGCCAACGCGCGCTCGCCGTAGCCCTGAGCCAGTGCCTGTCGCGTGCGCTGTTCGCTGGCGAACCCGACGTATGCAGAGGGCACCAGCGATGCCAGTTCTCCGTCATACCGTGAACGGCGATCGACCTGCGCAACAGTGGCGAGCAATGCGAGCAGAGTCAGCAGGGTGAACCAGATGGCCCGTCCAATCACTAAGCTGGCTCCCGCTGTCGCGCGACCAGCACTACCAGCACCGCAGCCGCACATAACAGCGCCTGGTTGCGCAACGGGTAATCCAGCAGTGATTGCAGCGCGATGCAGCCTAGCCCCGTCCCGGCGCCGAAATGCAGCCAGCCATCGCCTTTAGCCGGGCCGCGCAGTACGGAGAACAGCACCCAAGCCAACCAGGCCCCGGCAAGAAGCAGCGCAATGATACCCCCTTCGATGGCGATCTCAAGCCAGTCGCTATGGGCCCGGCCTGCCTTTCTCGGAGACACGTACTCCAGCGATTCATGGAGCTGGAACACTTCGTCGAACGTGCCCATTCCGCTGCCCACCGGCCAATAGTTTCCGGTAGCGAAATAGGCGTCGTCCCACATCTCCACGCGATCGGTTTCCAGCCGATCAAACCGGTCGAGGCTTTCCGCTACCCGCCCGCCGGACAGCGCCGATACCCCCAGAATGGCTGCCAAAACGCCTGCGAGAGCGACGCCCGCCATGAATGTCTGCGGACTTATCGGAGCGGGATGGAGCGCCCGACCAACCCGCCTCTGCCAAGCCGCAAATGCCAGCCGCACCAGCACAAATGCGCCAGCCGGCACCAGTAGCACCATCGCGCTGCGCGACTGGGTCAACACAACGCCAAATGCCAGCAGTGTCGCAGCCACACCCCGCGCCAGCAGCCACAACCTCCGCTGCGCCAGCGGCAGCGCGGCCAGCAGGATCAGCGAAAGGACGAACAGCAGTCCGGTGGAATTGCGGTTCGCAAAAGTGGCGTAGAGGACATCGGGCGCGGGGGAGATCGGGTAGATCATGGCGGTGCTGTTGACCGATGCCAGCTGCACTGTTCCCAGGAGCATTGCCGCGAAGGCTGCGGCCGCCATTGTCAGCGCAAGCCGCGCTCGTTCTTCGCTCGCCAGCGTGCTGCCGATCGCGATGATCGCGGCGGGGGCAAACATGCCGAGGAATGCAACGAGCGAGCGTGCAGGATCGAGACTCAGCGGAGCCCAGGTCGCCGGGTCGATCCCTGCCAGGGCATGACTCTCCACCACGGGTGCTCGTCCCGGCAGTTCCTGCCATATTGTGGGCGGGAGCGGGATGATCTGCAGCAGTGGAAACGCCAGCGACAGGAGGAGCAGGGCAAGGAGCAATCGCGGTGCCTGCTCGACAAACGCCACCAGTCGTCCGGCATGGACGGCAAGCAGTGCTAGGGCGGCAAGCTGGA includes the following:
- a CDS encoding O-antigen ligase family protein, with amino-acid sequence MLVAPLLHLQALVVLALAIGGGGVAYGLHNLAIQLAALALLAVHAGRLVAFVEQAPRLLLALLLLSLAFPLLQIIPLPPTIWQELPGRAPVVESHALAGIDPATWAPLSLDPARSLVAFLGMFAPAAIIAIGSTLASEERARLALTMAAAAFAAMLLGTVQLASVNSTAMIYPISPAPDVLYATFANRNSTGLLFVLSLILLAALPLAQRRLWLLARGVAATLLAFGVVLTQSRSAMVLLVPAGAFVLVRLAFAAWQRRVGRALHPAPISPQTFMAGVALAGVLAAILGVSALSGGRVAESLDRFDRLETDRVEMWDDAYFATGNYWPVGSGMGTFDEVFQLHESLEYVSPRKAGRAHSDWLEIAIEGGIIALLLAGAWLAWVLFSVLRGPAKGDGWLHFGAGTGLGCIALQSLLDYPLRNQALLCAAAVLVVLVARQREPA